The genomic stretch ATATAGAAAGCAATACTGATTTTTATATAGCATTTAATTCATATAGTGAGCAACTTTATTTTGAGTTACCTAAACTTGAAAATAAATCTTGGTATATTCTAACTGATACTTCAAAAGTTGACACTTGTTCTTTTAAAGAAACTAAATGGGATTATCCAGCTTATTGTGTATTGTCAAAATCTTCAGTGGTTTTAATATCTAAATAAAAATAAAAGAGAGCCTCAATGTATTTTTATAAATACTTGAGGCTCAAAAAAGGAAAATAAGGAAACTAATTTGATTTGATAAGACCTATTCTATAAGCCTTTAACAATTTTTTTAAATCATTTATTTGAGTTTGTATAACTCTTCCTATATCTGTATCTTTTACTTTCATTCTTTTACTCCTTGTTTCAACAATTATATGAGAAGAAATCATATCTGTCCCCTCTTTTATTGCTGCTTCCTTAGAAATAAACTTTAAATGTGATGCAAGTTTCATTCCATAAGAATTATATGTCAGAGTATACCCTGCTATACCAGTTGTAGATTGATATGCTCTTGAAAAACCTCCATCTATTATTAAAAGTTTTCCATTTGCTCTTATTGGAGATTCTCCTTCTTTTACTTTAACAGGAATATGACCATTTATTATATGGGAAGTTCTAGGATTTAAACCAAATTCCTCAAAAATTTTATCACAAATCTTTTCATCATTTATCAACTTATGATATGGATTTTTTATTTCTTTGTGAGTTGCTTTATCATCTATAAAATATCTTTCAAATGTTTTCATCACATCTTTTCCAAAAAGTGGTGACAATCTTCCTGCCCATAGATACCAAATAAAATCTCTATGTTTCTTATTTACTTCAACATTTTTTCTATCGTAGTAAGCCTGTCTGACGATATTATCTATCTTATCCATCAATGCTTTTCCTTTATAGTACCCGTCTTCTACATAAAGTTCACTAAATTCTCCATTTGGTTCCATAGGTACACAAGCATGGAAAAGTAAATTTGAGTTATATTTTAAATACATTCCACCTTTTGCAAATAAAAGTTGCATATGCTTTTGTAATTTTTCACTTCCTAAAAAAGAGGCTTGTAATTTATCCAAAAGTTCTGCTTCTTCTTCTAATAATTCCAATGGATTTTCTGGATTTACTGTCGGAAAATTTGTATCATTTAAAGGATATTCCACTCCATTTAGATTGATAGTCCCTTTTTCATAATTTATATGTTTTAAAGATTCTCTTGATGACATTTCAAGTTCAGGATTTCTTTCTGAATAAAGTCCTTCAACTTTAAATTGAATTATGCTCATAGCTTTATGCATCTGTGCAATTAAATCACTATCTACACCTTCTTTTGCTCTAAATCTTTTACAAGGGTCATTTCCATAATATTTCATAGCAAAAGTTGCAAAAGGTAATAAATTTATCCCATAAGCTTCTTCTAATATATCATTATTATTGTATCTACAACATATTCTTATAACATTAGCTATACAGGCTTTATTTCCTAAGGCTGCACCTATCCAAAGGATATCATGGTTTCCCCATTGTATATCAAGATTATTATATTCTGTTAAAGTATCCATTATTAAATGTGGAAATGGACCTCTATCATAAATATCTCCAACTATATGTAAATGATCTATATTTAATCTCTGAATTAAATTAGAGATTGCTATTATAAATTCTTTCCCCCTATCTATCGATATAATAGTGTCAACAATACTATTGAAATACTCTTTTTTATTGGCTAATTCTTTTTTTTCATAAAGTAATTCTTGTAAAATATATTCAAAATCTTTTGTCATAGCTTTTCTAACTTTTGATCTTGTATATTTTGAACAAACTACTTTACAAACTTCAATCAGTCTATAAATAATATTTATCATCCATCTATCTGCATTAAAATTATCTCGATTTTGCATAAGTTCAACTTTTTCCTTAGGATAATATATTATTGTAGCCAATTCTTTTTTTTCATTTTCTGTGAGACTATCTCCATAAGCCTCTTCAATTTTATTCCTAATTGTACCTGAACCATTCCTTAAAACATGATTAAATGCTTCATATTCCCCATGTATATCTGTCATAAAGTGTTCAGTTCCTTTAGGAAGATTCATTATAGCTTGTAAATTTATTATCTCCGTTGAAGTCTCAGCTATATTTTTAAAAGTTTTAGATAATAACTCTAGGTACTTAATTTCTGTGTTCATATCATCCTCACTTCCTTTTAACAATTAATTTATAAATACCATAGAAAAATAGTTCGTTACTAGCTAAATTTTTCATCTAAAATTTAGAATGCAATTTCACTTATTTTTTATCTACATTACAAAATTAAATTTACTCGGCTCATTCTATTTAATTTTTATCCTAAAATCTAGAATGTAACTCTCTTATTTTTCTATATGGTATTAAAGTTAATAGATTTATAATATTATTTTTTAAACTTTAAATATGATTGTGCTGCTGCAAGTATAGCAGTTGGAACTCTAAATGGTGAGCAGCTAATATAATCAAAATTATTTTTTTCAAAAAATTCTATACTCTTTGGATCTCCACCATGTTCTCCACAAATTCCAATTTTTAAATTAGGCTTTGCAGCTTTACCATTTTTAACTCCTATTTCAACAAGTTTTGTTACAGCTTTTGTATCTATTGAATAGAATGGTTCACCTTCCCAGATTCCTTTTTCTCTGTAATCATCTAAAAATTTTACAGAGTCATCTCTTGAAAGTCCCATAGACATTTGAGTTAAATCATTAGTTCCAAAAGAGAAGAAATCTGCATATTCTGCTATTTCGTCTGCTAGTAAGCAAGCTCTTGGTATTTCTATCATAGTACCTAGTTTATATTCAACTCTAGCTCCAATTTCCTTAAAGAAGCTTTCTATTTCTTCTTCAATTTCTTTTCTTAAATATGCTAATTCTTTTGCTTCCATAATGAAAGGTATCATTATTTCAGGATGTACTTTTATTCCCTTTTGTGCACATTCATAGGCAGCTTCAACTATTGCTCTTGCTTGTATTCTATAAAGTTCAGGATAGCTTACACCTAATCTACAACCTCTATGACCAAGCATAGGGTTTTCATCTTTTAATCTATATATTCTTTTTTCAATATTTTCAAGTGAAATTGATAATATTTCTGCCATCTTCTTTTTATCTTCTAAAGTTTTAGGTAAAAATTCATGTACAGGTGGATCTAAAAGTCTAATATTAGCTTCATCTCCATCTAAAATTTTAAAAATATTTAAGAAATCTTCTTTTTGTAAATTATGAAGTTTTTTCAAAGCCTTTTCTTTTTCTTCACCTCTATCACTTAAAATAAATTCTCTTATTGTCCAAATTTTATCTTTTTTAAAGAACATATGTTCAGTTCTACAAAGTCCTATTCCTTTTGCTCCAAAAGTCTTTCCTTGTTCAACATCTTCAGGAGTATCGGCATTCATTCTAACTCCCATTCTTTTTACTTCAGAGGCCCAAGAAACAAATTCTTTTAATTCATCTGAAAAACTATTTTCTTTTAAAGGAATTTTTCCTAGAAAAATTTCTCCTGTATGTCCACTAACTGAAATAAAATCTCCTTCTTTTAATGTGTATTTTCCTACTGTCATTGTTTTATTTATTTCATCAATTTTTATTTCAGAGCAACCAGTTACACAACATTTACCCATACCTCTTGCAACAACTGCTCCATGTGATGTAGCTCCACCTTTCAAAGTAACAATTCCTTGTGCAAGTGCCATACCTTGTAAATCTTCAGGAGAAGTTTCTTCTCTCACAAGTATAGTTTTTTCTCTTATTTTTACTCTTTTAGCATCAAACATTATTCTTCCAACTGCAACACCAGATGAAGCAGCAAGTCCTTTTGTTAATAAAGTTGCTTCTTTTAAATATTTTTCTTCAAAATCTCCATTTAATAATTTATTTATTGAAGCAGGTTCAACTTTTAATATTGCTTCTTCTTTAGTTATTATTCCTTCTTTAACTAAATCCATAGCAATTTTTAAAGAGGCTTCTGCTGTTCTTTTTCCATTTCTAGTTTGTAAAATATATAATTTTGAATCTTCTATTGTAAATTCTACATCTTGCATATCTCTATTATGTTTTTCTAATCTTTTAACTGTTTCTGTTAATTCATTATAAATATTTGGCATAGAAGTTTTTAAAAGCTCAATATTATCAGGTGTTCTTATTCCCGCAACTATATCTTCTCCTTGGGCATTTAAAAGGACTTCACCAAATATTTTATCTTCACCAGTAGATGGATTCCTTGTAAATAGAACTCCTGTTCCGGATTTATCATTGAAATTTCCAAATACCATTTCTTGAATTACAACAGCAGTTCCCATATTATTATCTATATTATTTAATTTTCTATATAATATTGCTCTTTCATTATTCCAAGAATCAAATATTGATTTTACTGCAATAAGTATTTGATCCTTATAATTTTCAGGAAATATTTCCCCACATTCATCTTTATATATATTTTTGCTTTCTATTATTTGTTCTTTGTAGTCAGTAGCTTTTAAATTCAAAAATTTTTTTCTTTCTATGCCTTTTGCAATTTCAGAAAACATTTGTACAAATCTTAAATAAGAAGTATATACAAATTTTTCATCTTTTGTAATTTCTAACATTTTTTCTGCAACATAATCATTAAAACCTAAATTCAAAATTGTATCCATCATTCCAGGCATAGAAACAGGAGCTCCAGATCTAACTGAAACTAAAAGTGGTTTAGTTGATTGAAATTTTTTACCAGTTTCATATTCCAATACTCTAATATTTGTTAAAATTTCTTCTTCTAATGCAGAAGATAACTTCTTATCATTTTTAAAATACTCATTACAGGCTGTTGTTGATATTATAATCCCTTTTGGTATAGGCAAATTTATCTTAGCCATTTCTGCTAAGTTAGCTCCCTTTCCTCCAAGTAATGCAACCATTTCTTTTCCACCATCTTTAAATTCATATACTTGTTTCATTTTTCTGCCTCCTAGATACTTTTATTTTTAAGTTCTTGATAAAATAGCTTTGTTACATTTGTTTTTGTAAATCTTCCAACTAGAGATATTTTTCCTTTTTCTTTTCTAAGAACTGGTAAAGAATCTATCTCATGCTTTATTAATTTTTCTATTGCTTCTATTATATTATCATCTTCAAAACAGTGTACAATATTTGGCATCCTTGTCATTATCATACTAACTGGTATTTTTTCCATATTTTTTCTATTTAATGCTGCTTTTAATAAATCTTTTCTCGAAATAATCCCCACTAATTTTTCACTCTCAACTACAATTAAAGTTCCTAAATCAAAATTAAATAAATGTATAATCGCATCATAAACAGATGTTTTTACATTAATTGAATTTTGTGGACTCATACAATCCTTTACTTTTTTTACTGTACATTTGTTATAAATATATCCTTTATTCTGTTTAGCTGTAATTAATTTTAATCCGGTTAAAATTGAAAAATCTGTCCTCAATGCTGATTTTGTTACATTAAGATTTTGTGCAATTTCATCTCCTGACAATAATAATTTTTCTTTTAACATTATAAGAATCTTTTTTTGTCGCTCTGTTAAATCCATATAATCACTTCCATCATTAATGTTCATTATTTTTTAAATTTTAGCATAATTTCTATCAATAGACAAATTATTTTTACTAATTAATGTACAATAATAAAATAATTTTATTTCAAGAAAATTTTTATATACTTGTAGATAAATTTATCTTAAAAATTAGATGATAGTTTGAGACTGTGAATTATATATTCAGTTCCCAATGTCTTGAAATATTATACTCTAATAAAAAACAAAAATCACAAACTAAAATTGGAAATTCTAATTTGTGATTTTAAATTCAATACTTTATTTTTTTAAAACTTTTTTAATTAATTCATCACTTACTATATAAGGTAATGTAATATGATCAGTTCCTTTATTATCGTGGTTGTATTCAACAACAGTTTCAATAGAGTGAGGATTTCTTGCCCAGGCTCTTCTTGCAACTCCACCCATTACATCCCAAGGCATAGCTTGCCATAAAATATCATCTACTCTTTTACTTCCATCAAGAACCATTCCAAATCCGCCATTGATAGATTTTCCTATTCCAACTCCTCCACCATTATGAAGAGCTATCATAGTCATACCTCTAGCAGCATTTCCAGCAAAACATTGAGTTGCCATATCTGCCATTATATTACTTCCATCTTTAATATTAGAAGTTTCTCTAAAAGGTGAATCTGTTCCAGATACATCATGGTGATCTCTA from Fusobacterium simiae encodes the following:
- a CDS encoding fructose-1,6-bisphosphatase, giving the protein MNTEIKYLELLSKTFKNIAETSTEIINLQAIMNLPKGTEHFMTDIHGEYEAFNHVLRNGSGTIRNKIEEAYGDSLTENEKKELATIIYYPKEKVELMQNRDNFNADRWMINIIYRLIEVCKVVCSKYTRSKVRKAMTKDFEYILQELLYEKKELANKKEYFNSIVDTIISIDRGKEFIIAISNLIQRLNIDHLHIVGDIYDRGPFPHLIMDTLTEYNNLDIQWGNHDILWIGAALGNKACIANVIRICCRYNNNDILEEAYGINLLPFATFAMKYYGNDPCKRFRAKEGVDSDLIAQMHKAMSIIQFKVEGLYSERNPELEMSSRESLKHINYEKGTINLNGVEYPLNDTNFPTVNPENPLELLEEEAELLDKLQASFLGSEKLQKHMQLLFAKGGMYLKYNSNLLFHACVPMEPNGEFSELYVEDGYYKGKALMDKIDNIVRQAYYDRKNVEVNKKHRDFIWYLWAGRLSPLFGKDVMKTFERYFIDDKATHKEIKNPYHKLINDEKICDKIFEEFGLNPRTSHIINGHIPVKVKEGESPIRANGKLLIIDGGFSRAYQSTTGIAGYTLTYNSYGMKLASHLKFISKEAAIKEGTDMISSHIIVETRSKRMKVKDTDIGRVIQTQINDLKKLLKAYRIGLIKSN
- the ppdK gene encoding pyruvate, phosphate dikinase, which codes for MKQVYEFKDGGKEMVALLGGKGANLAEMAKINLPIPKGIIISTTACNEYFKNDKKLSSALEEEILTNIRVLEYETGKKFQSTKPLLVSVRSGAPVSMPGMMDTILNLGFNDYVAEKMLEITKDEKFVYTSYLRFVQMFSEIAKGIERKKFLNLKATDYKEQIIESKNIYKDECGEIFPENYKDQILIAVKSIFDSWNNERAILYRKLNNIDNNMGTAVVIQEMVFGNFNDKSGTGVLFTRNPSTGEDKIFGEVLLNAQGEDIVAGIRTPDNIELLKTSMPNIYNELTETVKRLEKHNRDMQDVEFTIEDSKLYILQTRNGKRTAEASLKIAMDLVKEGIITKEEAILKVEPASINKLLNGDFEEKYLKEATLLTKGLAASSGVAVGRIMFDAKRVKIREKTILVREETSPEDLQGMALAQGIVTLKGGATSHGAVVARGMGKCCVTGCSEIKIDEINKTMTVGKYTLKEGDFISVSGHTGEIFLGKIPLKENSFSDELKEFVSWASEVKRMGVRMNADTPEDVEQGKTFGAKGIGLCRTEHMFFKKDKIWTIREFILSDRGEEKEKALKKLHNLQKEDFLNIFKILDGDEANIRLLDPPVHEFLPKTLEDKKKMAEILSISLENIEKRIYRLKDENPMLGHRGCRLGVSYPELYRIQARAIVEAAYECAQKGIKVHPEIMIPFIMEAKELAYLRKEIEEEIESFFKEIGARVEYKLGTMIEIPRACLLADEIAEYADFFSFGTNDLTQMSMGLSRDDSVKFLDDYREKGIWEGEPFYSIDTKAVTKLVEIGVKNGKAAKPNLKIGICGEHGGDPKSIEFFEKNNFDYISCSPFRVPTAILAAAQSYLKFKK
- a CDS encoding helix-turn-helix transcriptional regulator, with amino-acid sequence MDLTERQKKILIMLKEKLLLSGDEIAQNLNVTKSALRTDFSILTGLKLITAKQNKGYIYNKCTVKKVKDCMSPQNSINVKTSVYDAIIHLFNFDLGTLIVVESEKLVGIISRKDLLKAALNRKNMEKIPVSMIMTRMPNIVHCFEDDNIIEAIEKLIKHEIDSLPVLRKEKGKISLVGRFTKTNVTKLFYQELKNKSI